Sequence from the Bacteroidales bacterium genome:
GAAGGCCGACTGCATCACAGTGGATGTTTCCTTCATTTCGCTGGAACACATTTTTCCCTACTTGTCAGAATTTCTGGATCCTTCCGGTTGCGTCCTTGCCCTTATCAAACCGCAGTTCGAGGCAGGAAAGGAACTTGTGGGGAAAAACGGCATCGTGAAAGATCCGGCAACCCACCGGATGGTTTTGCAGAAAATCCTGTCAGTAAGCGCAAAATACGGCTTTGCCATCAACGGCCTCACCTGGGCACCCGTTGAAATAAACAAAAACATTGAGTACATGGCCCTCTGCGTGCCTGCATTGGAAAAAATGACCGTACCCATTGATCCGGCAACCATTGTTCAGAAAGCGTTTGCCGAAAAAGAAAAACTCAGTATATGAACGGCGAACAACTCCTCCTCCCACCGGGATGCAATCCGCATTGCCCTTCATGCACGCACCGGCACATGCCTGCTCAGGAAAGCCTTAAGCAGAAGGAAGATTTTATCAAAAGGACCCTCCTTCCCTGGAAAGATGCAGTTCAGCCCGTTACCGGGCCTGAGGACCATAACCGGCTGGGATACAGGTATAAAGTAATCCTGCATGCCAGGTACCTTGAAAAAAAATGGTTGTTCGGCATGATGAAACGGGATGAATTCATTCCCGTCATGCAATGCCCTGTGCATGGCGCGGAAGTGAACCAGATTCTTTCCTTTCTCAGTATGGTTTTGCCACCCCCGGAAGAATTTCCTCTGGCCTATTATGTGCAGGCCGGAAAACAGGTTACGCTGATTCTGAAAGGGAAGACGCCGGCCAGAATGGAGTGGTTAAATAATAAGGCGGAGAAAACTTTTGCCGCCAGCCGCATTGAAGGGCTGTGGATTCACTACAATCCGTCGGCCGGACGCAGGTTGTTCGAAAAAACCCCCATGAAATGCGTTTGGGGTTCTCCCTGGTCGTTCGACGAAAAAAACATGCAATACGGCCCCCGGTCGTTTCAGCAATTGATTCCCGAACTTTATCACGCATCCCTCCGGGAAGCATCCTCCTGGCTGAAACCAGACCCTTCATTCGCCGTGATTGATCTGTATTCAGGAACCGGTAATAGCCTTCGGTACTGGACGGAAGCGGGAAGTCCCACCCTGGGAATTGAACTGGCAGGAGAAGCGGTAA
This genomic interval carries:
- a CDS encoding class I SAM-dependent RNA methyltransferase, coding for MNGEQLLLPPGCNPHCPSCTHRHMPAQESLKQKEDFIKRTLLPWKDAVQPVTGPEDHNRLGYRYKVILHARYLEKKWLFGMMKRDEFIPVMQCPVHGAEVNQILSFLSMVLPPPEEFPLAYYVQAGKQVTLILKGKTPARMEWLNNKAEKTFAASRIEGLWIHYNPSAGRRLFEKTPMKCVWGSPWSFDEKNMQYGPRSFQQLIPELYHASLREASSWLKPDPSFAVIDLYSGTGNSLRYWTEAGSPTLGIELAGEAVTCARKNVPEAEILRGKCSERIPQAEAWAAAQKTSGKEILLYANPPRTGIEPDVLESITATLRPVRIAYLSCSPGTLSKNLKTLCERGYAVRKIVPFDFFPLTKHVECLALLDRA